The DNA sequence ttatatcttaTTCTTCACTgagttaagaacaactgtccaaaatttcaagactctaaacccagcggttgaaattttaagatttttatccctatcccgtgagattATCGAgctaaaaagtatcctatgtgttattccagaggcccagctacctacataccaaatttcatgactctaagtgcagcggttgttatttcgagattttatccctaagtatcccgtgggaatatcgggtcaaaaaatcgtctatgtgtttttttagacatccagctacctacatacccaatttcatgactctaagcccagcggttattatttcaagattttatccctatcccgtgggaatatcggaacaaaagtagcctatgtgttattacagaggtccaactacctacatacgaaatttcatggctctaagcccagcggttgttatttcgagattttatccctatcctgtgggaatatcggaataaaaagtagcctatgttttattccaaatgtccagctatctacataccaaatttcatccaaatccgtccagccatttcagcgtgaaggagtagcaaacatactcactcacaaactttcaaatttgtAACATTTATAAGTAGGAtttgcattataatattaatattatagtaggaagtaggattagtaggattgaaccgtaaaataaaaatggttttgGATCATACCTACAGTATTGTGTATACCTATATAAATGAATGCACACATGTCAAtcttatcaattatttttatattaatcataATCTGGCAACAGGGTACTGTTTTTGTACTCTTGGGAcaatgtttgtttaaaaatattagtgaaattacatgcatatatttgttttattcgactggatggcaaacaagtaagtgggtctcctgatggtaagatgagaggccgaagatgggatacctcaagtgccagtaatttcaccggctgtcttactctcgacgccgaaacataacagtgcaaggagtgctgcttcacggcaggattagcgagcaagctGGTGTTAGCAACctgggcagaccttgcacaaggtcctaccacctgcgaaacttacttactttattatcaTCAATAGGGTAATCATCTTTTTAAGTTCAATAGAGAAATCTTGCTAAATTGCAACAAATAGCTAATATTATGTGATACTTATCAAATTCTGGGTTGGGGACATGTCAGGGGACTGTATTTTGGGGTGTTTGAAAAATTGTAATCAAAtaggtagtttaatttttagtataatGTTAGACAGGATTAAAAATATGGTTGTTTTTAAACACAAACATTTTTCTCAAcatgattttcaaaaaaaagtctaGGACAATGATTTTTCAATTAGTGGGGAAATGCCCTAAAATTACAATATTCCATTTTATGGGACTAGCCTCAGCCAAGATGttgctgtaaataaaaaaaatatcgcttCTCGCGGCATCACTGCACCAACGGCCTCATTTAACGAGTGATGGTGCAAGCGAATGGGCCCTGTGTTGGAGCCTCCGGGGTTGAGTCGTAGTGACGGCAAGAGGCCGGATGCTTACGTTGGTTCCTTGGCAGAGGGGACGTTGCCTCTTGTGGGATGCGACGTGCGTGAGTACCTTCGCGCTATCTCACTTGGGTTGCACGTCGAGGTCAGCTGGAGCCGCGGCTGAGAATGCTGCGCGGTTTAAGCACCTCAAGTACTCAGCTTTGGAGCCAACGTATCACTTCGTGCCTATTTCGGTCGAGACGGCTGGTCCTTGGGGAGCAGAGGCGAAATCTTTGGTGTGGGAGCTGAGCCGTAGGCTACGGGACAGGGGTTGCGACCAccgctccgggtcgtacctggttcagcaggtggcgctggccatacagcggggaaatgcggctggcattatggacacctttgagccgggtacgacgcggaatgatggtttttaggttgtagtttaggtcttagtttgtagtttatattataggtttaagttgattttattttgtttatttcaattttatttgccATTGTTggtgtaatataaaaaataaatattatttttatactaaatttttCCTGATTTCTCAATAGTTTATTGACTGGATTGTATTGAGAAGCGTTAttcctattttatttacctttggttttaaattaaatctacTTTCTGgccattaaataaaaactaaaaataaaaaaacaaaaatattctataCTTTGTTTAAAATCTATTTTCAGGTGATAAGTTTACACAATGGCTTCATCAAACACACTACAGAAGGCTATCGATCTTGTCACTAAAGCTACTGAAgaggacaaaaataaaaactatgagGAAGCTCTAAGACTCTATGAGCATGGTGTTGAATACTTCCTGCATGCTGTGAAGTACGAGGCCCAGGGAGAACGGGCTAAAGAGAGCATCCGTGCCAAGTGTCTGCAATACCTAGATAGGGCTGAAAAACTGAAGGAATATCTCAAGAAAGATAAGAAGAAGAAGCCAGTCAAGGATGGAGAATCTAAAAGCGAGGATAAAAAAAGTGATAGCGACAGTGATTCAGATGATCCTGAAAAGAAGAAATTACAGGGGAAACTTGAGGGTGCTATAGTTGTTGAAAAACCACATGTAAAGTGGAGCGATGTTGCTGGCCTGGAAGGAGCTAAGGAAGCTCTTAAAGAAGCTGTTATTCTGCCTATTAAGTTTCCTCACTTGTTCACAGGAAAAAGAATACCATGGAAGGGGATCTTACTCTTTGGACCCCCTGGTACTGGTAAATCATACTTAGCAAAAGCAGTTGCTACTGAGGCAAACAATTCCACATTCTTTTCTGTTTCCTCATCTGACCTGGTTTCTAAATGGCTTGGTGAGTCTGAGAAACTGGTGCGAAACTTGTTTGATCTTGCCCGTCAACACAAGCCCagtataatttttattgatGAAATAGATTCCCTATGCTCATCACGTTCTGACAATGAATCAGAATCAGCCAGAAGGATTAAAACTGAATTTCTTGTACAAATGCAGGGTGTAGGCAATGATATGGATGGTATATTAGTTCTTGGCGCCACAAACATCCCCTGGGTTCTTGACGCAGCCATCAGGCGACGTTTTGAGAAGCGTATTTACATAGCTCTACCTGAAGAACACGCTCGTTTGGATATGTTCAAGCTGCATTTAGGAAACACAAGGCACATATTGACTGAGCAAGACATAAAAGTGTTGGCCGCCAAAACTGATGGTTATTCTGGTGCTGACATTAGCATTGTAGTACGAGATGCTTTGATGCAGCCTGTACGTAAAGTGCAATCAGCAACACATTTCAAGAAAATTACGGGACCCAGTCCATTAGATGCCAACACTATTGTTAATGATCTTTTAACTCCATGCTCCCCTGGTGATCCTGGGGCAATGGAGATGACCTGGATGGAAGTTCCAGGGGACAAGTTGGGTGAGCCTCCCGTCACAATGTCAGATATGCTTCGTTCCCTGGCTACATCCAAGCCTACTgtcaatgatgatgatatggtAAAACTGAAAAAGTTCATGGAAGATTTTGGTCAGGAGGGTTAAAAACAATACCATATAAGGATTAATCTACCTTGcactcattttaaataatttctatcACATGTTGAAGAATGTAATGTTAAGCTCCCCTGAATGTTAGcggattaatttatttacgttttCATTCTCCAGATGCTTTGATTCACGTTTGATATAGGAATACCAACCTGcctttgcataataataacTACTGGTAATTGGATGTGTAGTGAATTTACTTgtaaaatgattatttgttTCATTATAGTTTTAATAAATCACAGGCTAGAAGTGGAGtatgaagggatttttcgataTTCGCACGGAAGCTAGCCCGTTTCTTTATTAATCCATAGAGTTCCATATAATTTTGCCAAAATGTATATGAACTGACAGTTTTTTTTCAGTCTGGTTCACATTTCGgtctaataataatacacattAGTTCCTTCTTGATATTTATTCTTTACCACTGTCAttgattacttttgatttgtaccaTGCAacttaaaggtcacagctcattacagccaccggcacccgaccagcaccgcctcgcctcgagcggttagtattcttcatttgtatgggtatgcgctcactacatcaactccgtagcgtcaccggatcgcctcactcgcgaggttgccacgcgcggacggtgagtggaccactcggtgacagcccgctgctcgccgtcATAGTGagtactaggaaattcgtggaccacgcgatatccactcgttgtcaacgcggcgtccgcCCGTGTCggcaacgagtggacgccgaaagtcaaggcggtgctggtcgggtgccgggtggctctaataaGCTGTGAGTTTTACGTGTGTTTACCACTTACTAACACTTTCATAGTGAGAGTTTCTGTGCCGGGCTacttggcgctagtatcgtgaggtccgtatgacaactttgacatttgcgtgaCGTTCGTGATTGGTTTTaaatagttgttgttgttgtttttttttaaatatggcccTGTCCATTGGAGggcaattttgccagtgtctagtaggttttgccgctgtacgataaaaaaaatctagaaaacgaaatatgaaaaGTAATGGTAGAAGAACGACATGGGCGTACCCAGGTTCTGAGGCAGAGCCGCAGGGGGGCTCAAAGCAAATTTTATAAGCAcatagtcaaataaataaacataaattaaaagaggtaattttttatttaaattctttaattatatagctattttaaaagtaactttcgAGGGTCTTCAGCAAAACGGTTTATGACGTCTTCCGTGAAACAAACGTTTAACAAACTTTCTATGTACACTGAGCATAATACAAAGCCCATTTAATCTGTCTTCGATCATAGTCAATCTCAGCCACGTTTTTACGCGTCTGAGTGTACTGAATGGCCTTTGAATTGTAGCAGTGGAATAAGGCATTGCCAGTAAAATTTCTAGGGCTGTCTTCAATTTCGGGTAAAAAGATTCTGCTACTTGTATTAACTCTGTTATTTCAATAGTTTGCTGCTTAATTATCCAAAAAGTGCGCCATAGTTCGGCTTCAGATGTGATCCCTTCTAATTCATATAATTCGGATACTTCCTCCatacatttttgtaattttggagctgtaattttaattatctcAGCAAGGTGCAACAATGAAAGAGTTGACGCTGGTGAATGGTCTTTGCCGAACCTCGCCTCTAATGAGGATGATAACGAATCCAAATAGGGCACGTATAGCGAGCGACGAAAATATTCGCTAAGGGAAGCAGCTGATTGAGTTGTTGACGGGTTGCTGTTCTAGGTAAACGCAGCTCAAGGTTCAAAGCCGTAGCAATTTCTTCAgctgaattttattaaaacttcaCTCCCTTCTTCCGCGGAACGCCTGTGTTCTGCAACTGTAGTGGTTATGGTTTGTATATGTTCTGCACATACAAACCAAACAGCGGCCACAGACCGAGCCACCGGCAAGCGAGCGCGGCGTTTGCCTGTAGCGCTGCTAGCGAGTAGAACGGGTGCGCCGCGCGATTTTTAAAAGTCATAATAACATGTTGTATTTGCAAATggcaaataaaaacttttatccACAACAGTAGATAGTAGGGAGATATACAAAATCCACGTATTATCTatcttatgtaaataaaaattaatcgtaatatgtgttgctaagcgcataACTCAggaacggctgaatcgatttcactaattcttttttttgttgtgtttgttaccgTCAGGAgaacagcacaatatctcttattttcctctcttttcctatttatgtttttactgtgtttttgttgtgatgtagtgtgcttcttgtcaataaatgttgtgagtttgagtttgagaaggtttttatggaagaaaaattacaactggggcgaagccgcgggcaacagctagtactgTATTGAAAATAAGAACTTTTATCGACAACAGTAGATAGGTAGTTAGTAGGGAGGTAAACAATCCAGGGGCAGTTGCCCCCCCCCCTGGGTACGCCCATGATGGACGATGAAAAatgccaatcgcaagcaagactaacGCCAAACTGAtttctcgatactaacgccatctagcgatattttcaCCTGTCAAGAAACTAAATCCATGGAACGAATAAAACCTTCCCCCATCTGTTTCGTTGTTTgttataggtataggtagaaaaaaatcattattactGAAAACTTCATTCACATCTCGTCATtgtaacataatatattatttaatttgtacatgtattttactgcttttttaataatgataataacattaataacttaGAACAAATGTGAAGGCActtgttttttatattgttttgaaataaagACTAGCAGGGTTCTAGAAAAAGTTATCTAAAACGTGACATGTTCTATTTCGAGTACAAAAAGtgtgatcacttttttactttgttgcATACACATTTGTCATATGTACTTGTATGACGTTATGTATATCCGTAATAGGAcaaggtaggtacaaaattgtGCTGCTTTTGATGCTAACAGTACCTACAACTAAAACACAATTTAATTGTAATAGTAGGAATTTCGTGTCCGTGAATTTTCTGCAAAGTTTagttgacagttttttttacatttacattaaAGAATATATGAGAAATTATCTAAATAACTTTTACAAATGCTGTTATTTGTACGACTTGTTTTTTCAGTATCTTTATGCGTAAATATAACGGCTTAATGTTTTCtcgatataataatatgttaattaggtacctatatacttaTGTGAAATGTACTTTcgccttttatttttataatattgttaagaGAGTATAATAAAGAtattaaagaaaacattttaagtgcttttataattattttactataaATGCTATATAGTTATCTTTCTGTCTACTTTACCTCTTCACttaaaccgttgaaccgatctagattaaattttacatgaagatagtt is a window from the Choristoneura fumiferana chromosome 13, NRCan_CFum_1, whole genome shotgun sequence genome containing:
- the Vps4 gene encoding vacuolar protein sorting 4 — protein: MASSNTLQKAIDLVTKATEEDKNKNYEEALRLYEHGVEYFLHAVKYEAQGERAKESIRAKCLQYLDRAEKLKEYLKKDKKKKPVKDGESKSEDKKSDSDSDSDDPEKKKLQGKLEGAIVVEKPHVKWSDVAGLEGAKEALKEAVILPIKFPHLFTGKRIPWKGILLFGPPGTGKSYLAKAVATEANNSTFFSVSSSDLVSKWLGESEKLVRNLFDLARQHKPSIIFIDEIDSLCSSRSDNESESARRIKTEFLVQMQGVGNDMDGILVLGATNIPWVLDAAIRRRFEKRIYIALPEEHARLDMFKLHLGNTRHILTEQDIKVLAAKTDGYSGADISIVVRDALMQPVRKVQSATHFKKITGPSPLDANTIVNDLLTPCSPGDPGAMEMTWMEVPGDKLGEPPVTMSDMLRSLATSKPTVNDDDMVKLKKFMEDFGQEG